The Sulfurospirillum tamanense sequence CGAAAGATTTTGGCCTTTATGCAACGCCGCTTGGGACCAATGATGGTGGGGCCTTATGGTGTGTTGCAATTGGTTGCAGACATGATTAAACTCTTTACCAAAGAGGATGTGGTGCCTAAAAATGTGGTCAAGCCTATCTTTCTCATCGCACCTCTTATTGCGGCAATTTCAGCGATGACAGCCTTGGCTGCTGTGCCATTATTTCCTGAGTTTACCCTCTTTGGGCATACGGTGCGCCCCATTTTGGCAGATGTGGGCGTGGGTGTGTTGTTTGTCATGGGGGTGGCTTCGGTGAGCATGTACGCGCCCTTACTAGCAGGGATGAGTAGCTCTAATAAATGGGGATTGCTAGCTTCCGCAAGAGCGGTGGTGCAACTGCTCTCTTTTGAAGTGGTTTCAGGGTTTGCCCTTTTAGCACCGATTATGATTATTGGGTCGTTGTCGCTCATTGATATTAACAACTACCAAATTGGCGGGGTTGCGGAGTGGATTATTTGGAAACAACCTTTGGCCTTTGTCCTCTTTGTCATCGCCATTTTTGCGGAGACTAACCGTACGCCTTTTGACCTTTTGGAGCACGAAACAGAAATTACCGCAGGATATGGCACGGAGTATTCGGGGATGCGTTGGGGGATGTTCTTCATTGGAGAATACGCCAACATGTTCACCGCCTCTTTTTTGGTTTCGTTGATTTTCCTCGGTGGGTTTAACCCCATGTGGTTTATTCCTGGTGCTTTGGCGATTATCTTAAAAGTCTGTTTTTTGATTTTCTTTTTTATGTGGGTGCGGGCCGCGTGGCCCCATATTCGCCCCGATCAGCTCATGTGGTTGTGTTGGAAAGTGCTCATGCCTTTAGCACTTCTTAACATCCTTATCACGGGCATTGTGCTACTTTAGGAGGGATTATGAAACCATTAGACACGCGAAACAGCCCTTACATGTACGTCCACGAAGAAGTGCACCCCGTTACACCGTGGGAGCAGTTTAAGCAAGTGGTTGCCCGCACTTTTAAGGGCGAGCTTTTTGTGGGACTTTGGATTGTATTTCGAGAAATGATTAAAAAAGACAGTTGTGCAACCATCCAATATCCTCTTGAAAAAATTGCCATGAGTCCGCGTTATCGCGCGATTCATAAGCTCTTGGTGTTGGTAGAAAGTGGGAATGAGCGTTGCATTGGTTGTGGGCTATGTGAAAAAATCTGCATCGCTAACTGCATTCGCATGGACACTAAACTAGGCGAAGACGGCCGCAAAAAAGTAAGCGAGTACACCATCAACTTTGGGCGATGTATCTTTTGTGGGTATTGTGCTGAGGTGTGTCCAGAGCTTGCTATTGTGCATGGGGGAGAGTATGAAAATGCCAGCGAACAGCGGGCCCATTTTGCACTCAAAGAAGACATGCTAACACCGTTAGAAACATTTCGAGCAAACAAACAACGTGAATACGATGGCTTTGGGGCGCTTTCAAAAGAAGCAGACCAGTGGGTCACAAAAACGCCGTTGGCATATTAGGGGTTACGATGTATGAAGCAATAGCCTTTTACTTTTTTTCGGCACTAACACTGGGGATGTTTAGCGTCACCGTGTTGAGCAAAAATGCGCTGTACTCCATGAGTGCATTGGCGGGTGGGATGATTTTTATCTCAGGATTCTTTTTTCTCCTAGATGCGGAGTTTTTGGGCGTAGTGCAAATTATCGTTTATTCAGGAGCGGTAATGGCCTTGTACGCCTTTGGGATGATGTTTTTTGACACCACCCAAGAAGTGCGCGAAAAGACCGAATGTAAAAAAACTCTCTATACTCTTTCGTTGTTTAGCGCTGTTTTGATTGTGCTGATTGTGGCCGCTCCTATTATGGGCGCAAACATTGAAGCCACCTATCCTATGAGCGCAGAACTTGGAAACGTCCAAACCATTGGCTTGGTACTCTTTACCAAATACCTTGTTCCTTTTGAACTCGCGGCGGTGATGTTGCTTGTGGCGATGATTTCGGGGATTATCTTGGTGAGCAAGCGACTAGATCACAGCATCACACTCCACGACGAAGACCCAAAAGAGGAGGCATTATGATTACCCTAACACACTACCTTGTGGTGGCAGGCGCGATGTTTGCCATTGGTTTGGTGGGGATTATGCGGCGCAAAAACCTCTTGATGCTCTTCTTTTCCACGGAAATTCTTTTAAATGCGGCCAATGTTGGCTTTGCTGCCGTGTCAAAGTTTTACGGAGATATCACAGGGCAAATCTTTGCCTTTTTTATCATTGCAGTGGCCGCGAGTGAAGTAGCGGTGGGATTGGGACTGTTGGTCTTATGGTACAAGCGCACGGGCAGTATTGACCTTGATAGCTTGCAGATTATGAAAGGATAGCCTATGGAACAACTACTTTACACTGCACTGTTTGCTCCGCTGGTGGGTTCTTTGTTTGCAGCACTTTTCGGCGCACGTCCTAAGATGCTTTTAACCGGCATTGTCACCTCGTTGCTCTTAGCGGTTTCCATGGTAGCTTCGTTGGTCTTACTCTCCCACGTGGACGCTTCTACCCGTGTACATGTAACGCTTTTTGATTGGATAAGCGCGGGAAGCTTTAGCGTGCCTTTTGGGTTTGTGGTAGACCAAGTGTCTGTCATCATGATGGTCACCGTTACGGTGGTCTCCACTGCGGTGCATGTGTACTCCATCGGTTATATGGACCACGACAAAGGATTTAACCGCTACTTTTCTTACCTTTCACTCTTTGT is a genomic window containing:
- the nuoH gene encoding NADH-quinone oxidoreductase subunit NuoH, with product MSSEMAYVIETLVKALVIIALFSALAGFATYVERKILAFMQRRLGPMMVGPYGVLQLVADMIKLFTKEDVVPKNVVKPIFLIAPLIAAISAMTALAAVPLFPEFTLFGHTVRPILADVGVGVLFVMGVASVSMYAPLLAGMSSSNKWGLLASARAVVQLLSFEVVSGFALLAPIMIIGSLSLIDINNYQIGGVAEWIIWKQPLAFVLFVIAIFAETNRTPFDLLEHETEITAGYGTEYSGMRWGMFFIGEYANMFTASFLVSLIFLGGFNPMWFIPGALAIILKVCFLIFFFMWVRAAWPHIRPDQLMWLCWKVLMPLALLNILITGIVLL
- the nuoI gene encoding NADH-quinone oxidoreductase subunit NuoI, which gives rise to MKPLDTRNSPYMYVHEEVHPVTPWEQFKQVVARTFKGELFVGLWIVFREMIKKDSCATIQYPLEKIAMSPRYRAIHKLLVLVESGNERCIGCGLCEKICIANCIRMDTKLGEDGRKKVSEYTINFGRCIFCGYCAEVCPELAIVHGGEYENASEQRAHFALKEDMLTPLETFRANKQREYDGFGALSKEADQWVTKTPLAY
- a CDS encoding NADH-quinone oxidoreductase subunit J, which codes for MYEAIAFYFFSALTLGMFSVTVLSKNALYSMSALAGGMIFISGFFFLLDAEFLGVVQIIVYSGAVMALYAFGMMFFDTTQEVREKTECKKTLYTLSLFSAVLIVLIVAAPIMGANIEATYPMSAELGNVQTIGLVLFTKYLVPFELAAVMLLVAMISGIILVSKRLDHSITLHDEDPKEEAL
- the nuoK gene encoding NADH-quinone oxidoreductase subunit NuoK, coding for MITLTHYLVVAGAMFAIGLVGIMRRKNLLMLFFSTEILLNAANVGFAAVSKFYGDITGQIFAFFIIAVAASEVAVGLGLLVLWYKRTGSIDLDSLQIMKG